One region of Oxalobacteraceae sp. CFBP 8761 genomic DNA includes:
- a CDS encoding CoA transferase: MTPSSASTSASTSLPKALGHIRVLDLSRVLAGPWCAQNLADLGADVIKIERPGSGDDTRAWGPPYAKDAAGRDTQEAAYYLTANRGKRSMTVDIASSEGQALLRELVLSCDVVLENFKVGHLARYGLDYASLKALKPDLVYCSITGFGQDGPYAHRAGYDFLIQGMGGLMSVTGERDDVPGGGPQKAGVALTDLMTGMYATVAVLAALTHRDRTGEGQQIDMALLDTQVAMLANVGSNYLNSGKAPKRWGNAHANIVPYQTFACLDGHIIVAAGNDGQYQKFVEAGGRPELALDARFATNPLRVQHRDVLVPLLAQMVGEKTRADWIALLEEHGVPCGPINDVGEVFANEQVQARAMAIALPHPSAGEVTLVRNPIRMSATPATSTVAPPTLGQHTLDVLRDVLGKSDAEIAALQNRGVV; the protein is encoded by the coding sequence ATGACGCCATCTTCCGCTTCCACTTCCGCTTCCACATCGCTGCCCAAGGCGCTCGGCCACATCCGCGTGCTCGACCTGTCGCGCGTGCTGGCTGGCCCGTGGTGCGCGCAGAACCTGGCCGACCTGGGCGCCGATGTGATCAAGATCGAGCGCCCCGGCAGCGGCGACGACACGCGCGCCTGGGGCCCGCCGTATGCGAAGGACGCCGCTGGCCGCGATACGCAGGAAGCGGCCTACTATCTGACGGCCAACCGTGGCAAGCGCTCGATGACGGTCGACATCGCCAGCAGCGAAGGCCAGGCGTTACTGCGCGAACTGGTGCTGTCATGCGACGTGGTGCTCGAGAACTTCAAGGTCGGGCACCTGGCGCGCTATGGCCTCGACTACGCGAGCCTGAAGGCGCTCAAACCCGACCTGGTCTACTGCTCGATCACCGGTTTTGGCCAGGATGGGCCGTACGCGCACCGCGCCGGCTACGATTTTCTGATCCAGGGCATGGGCGGCCTGATGTCGGTGACGGGCGAGCGCGACGATGTGCCCGGCGGCGGGCCGCAAAAGGCCGGCGTCGCACTGACCGACCTGATGACGGGCATGTATGCGACAGTGGCCGTGCTGGCTGCGCTGACGCATCGCGACCGCACCGGTGAAGGCCAGCAGATCGACATGGCGCTGCTCGACACGCAGGTGGCGATGCTGGCCAATGTCGGCAGCAACTACCTCAACAGCGGCAAGGCCCCGAAGCGCTGGGGCAATGCGCACGCCAATATCGTGCCTTACCAGACCTTTGCCTGCCTGGATGGCCACATCATCGTCGCCGCCGGCAACGATGGCCAGTACCAGAAGTTCGTCGAAGCGGGCGGCCGGCCCGAGCTGGCGCTCGATGCGCGCTTTGCCACCAACCCGCTGCGGGTGCAGCATCGCGATGTGCTCGTGCCGCTGCTGGCCCAGATGGTTGGTGAAAAGACGCGCGCCGACTGGATCGCGCTGCTGGAAGAGCACGGCGTGCCGTGCGGGCCGATCAACGACGTCGGGGAGGTGTTCGCCAACGAGCAGGTGCAGGCGCGCGCGATGGCGATCGCGCTGCCGCATCCGAGCGCCGGCGAAGTGACGCTGGTGCGCAATCCGATCCGCATGTCGGCCACGCCGGCCACCAGCACCGTGGCGCCGCCCACGCTGGGCCAGCATACGCTGGACGTGCTGCGCGATGTGCTGGGCAAGAGTGACGCCGAGATCGCGGCCCTGCAGAACCGCGGCGTCGTCTAG
- a CDS encoding sigma-70 family RNA polymerase sigma factor yields the protein MTTAPDPFDYEAAIGACARGDRHALRRLYDQESPRLLGVALRIVRDRQSAEDVVHDAFVSIWTRAGTFDATRGSGRGWMYTIVRHAALDAVRDGAHEVGVDEDTLDALDADAFDPNMQDAFELRQDMGRLHECLTQLDPAKRNSILHAYVDGFSHSEIAERLKSPLGTVKAWIKRGMSALRECMV from the coding sequence GTGACAACCGCACCCGACCCATTCGACTACGAAGCCGCCATCGGCGCCTGCGCCCGCGGCGACCGGCATGCCCTGCGCCGGCTGTATGACCAGGAAAGCCCGCGCCTCCTGGGCGTGGCACTGCGCATCGTGCGCGACCGCCAGAGCGCCGAAGACGTCGTGCACGACGCTTTCGTGAGCATCTGGACCCGCGCCGGCACGTTTGATGCCACGCGTGGTTCGGGCCGCGGCTGGATGTACACGATCGTGCGCCACGCAGCGCTCGACGCCGTGCGCGATGGCGCCCACGAAGTCGGCGTCGACGAAGACACGCTCGATGCGCTCGACGCCGACGCCTTCGATCCCAATATGCAGGACGCTTTCGAGCTGCGCCAGGACATGGGCCGGCTGCACGAGTGCCTGACCCAGCTCGATCCGGCCAAGCGCAACAGCATCCTGCATGCCTATGTGGATGGCTTCTCGCACAGTGAAATCGCCGAGCGGCTCAAGTCGCCGCTGGGCACGGTCAAGGCCTGGATCAAGCGCGGCATGAGCGCGCTGCGGGAGTGCATGGTATGA
- a CDS encoding anti-sigma factor yields MNATHDYDELAGQYVLGTLPRAQRLEVDAALVDNASLRAAVAFWETRLLPLTTLVEPSTPPASLWARIERSLGPVTKPAPTARAGWWERLGLWRGLAAGGFAAAAVMAVVVGLRVNDLQQPHYMVVLAAPQNAAPGWVLKMTGATTLRLEPLVATAVPAQRALQLWTKADDWSGPVSLGLVKPGETVEVKLDKLPKIVPNQLFEITLEPEAGSPIGKPTGPILFIGRAVVI; encoded by the coding sequence ATGAACGCAACACACGATTACGACGAACTCGCCGGCCAATACGTGCTCGGCACGCTGCCGCGCGCCCAGCGGCTCGAGGTTGACGCTGCACTGGTCGACAATGCGTCGCTGCGCGCCGCCGTCGCCTTCTGGGAAACGCGGCTGCTGCCCCTGACGACGCTGGTCGAACCGAGCACGCCACCGGCGTCGCTGTGGGCCCGCATCGAGCGCAGTCTGGGGCCTGTCACCAAACCAGCGCCGACTGCGCGCGCCGGCTGGTGGGAGCGCCTGGGCCTGTGGCGCGGCCTGGCCGCGGGTGGGTTTGCCGCCGCTGCCGTCATGGCGGTGGTGGTCGGCCTGCGCGTCAACGACCTGCAGCAGCCGCACTATATGGTCGTGCTGGCCGCGCCGCAGAACGCGGCGCCTGGTTGGGTGCTCAAGATGACGGGGGCGACGACGCTGCGCCTCGAACCGCTGGTGGCGACCGCCGTGCCGGCGCAGCGCGCGCTGCAGTTGTGGACCAAGGCCGACGACTGGTCCGGTCCCGTGTCGCTGGGCCTCGTCAAGCCGGGCGAGACCGTCGAGGTCAAGCTCGACAAGCTGCCGAAGATCGTGCCGAACCAGCTGTTCGAGATCACGCTGGAGCCCGAAGCCGGCTCCCCGATCGGCAAGCCGACTGGCCCGATCCTGTTCATCGGCCGCGCCGTCGTCATCTAG
- a CDS encoding DUF4394 domain-containing protein produces the protein MKKPQFAKLVLVSSIALALTACGSDDDDNNAAPAPITPPPASATVGDVVALTVSNRLISFDRAAPATIRTNVLVTGLQSGENLVGIDMRPADGMLYGVGSTGRLYTLDPTTGAATNKSRLAADAADTTDAFTALAGTNFGVDFNPMADRLRIVSNTGQSLRINVDTGATTTDGSINGGAANTAISASAYTNSFAGTGSTTLFGIDAVNNTLYTQNPPNNGTLANPVPLGIVAGAVNGFDIDARTNMGYMVATVGGARNLYGVNLAATTAPTTLVGALGVTEDIRGIALRAAQTPVVLGLTDDNRLVGFKVGTPNTLDTNVAISGLAAGEVVLGIDVRPRDNMLYGLTSTARLITIDPATGVATVKATLAADSTDTTLPYTAIAGTAFAVDFNPVADRLRVISNNGQNLRINVDTGATTTDGVINRAGVAPVVAAGAYTNSILNATTTQLFDVDSASSVLALQNPPNDGTLVNVGPLGVTIAGDGGMDIAGGANGLVLAALRTTDGGPTSLYRVDITTGAGALIGGAANPAASRIGSGMPGVKDIAIWLR, from the coding sequence ATGAAAAAACCACAATTCGCCAAGCTCGTCCTCGTTTCTTCGATCGCCCTTGCGCTGACCGCCTGCGGCAGCGACGACGACGACAACAACGCCGCGCCGGCGCCGATCACCCCGCCGCCGGCGTCCGCGACTGTTGGCGATGTGGTTGCCCTGACTGTCAGCAACCGTCTGATCTCGTTCGACCGCGCCGCCCCTGCGACCATCCGCACCAATGTGCTGGTCACCGGCCTGCAGAGCGGCGAAAACCTGGTCGGCATCGACATGCGCCCGGCCGACGGCATGCTGTACGGCGTCGGCTCGACCGGCCGTCTGTACACGCTCGACCCGACGACTGGCGCTGCCACCAACAAGTCGCGCCTGGCCGCTGATGCCGCCGACACCACCGACGCGTTCACCGCGCTGGCCGGCACCAACTTCGGCGTCGACTTCAACCCGATGGCCGACCGCCTGCGCATCGTCAGCAACACGGGCCAGAGCCTGCGCATCAACGTCGACACCGGCGCGACGACCACCGACGGCAGCATCAACGGCGGCGCAGCGAACACGGCGATTTCCGCCTCGGCCTACACCAACTCGTTCGCCGGCACCGGTTCGACGACGCTGTTCGGCATCGATGCCGTCAACAACACGCTGTACACCCAGAATCCGCCAAATAACGGCACGCTGGCCAATCCGGTCCCGCTGGGCATCGTCGCCGGCGCCGTCAACGGCTTCGACATCGATGCACGCACGAACATGGGCTATATGGTGGCCACCGTCGGCGGCGCACGCAATCTGTATGGCGTGAACCTGGCCGCCACCACCGCACCGACCACACTTGTGGGCGCGCTGGGCGTGACCGAAGACATCCGCGGCATCGCGCTCCGCGCGGCGCAGACGCCGGTCGTGCTGGGCCTGACCGACGATAACCGCCTGGTCGGCTTCAAGGTCGGTACGCCGAACACGCTCGACACCAACGTCGCCATCAGTGGCCTGGCCGCGGGCGAAGTCGTGCTGGGCATCGACGTGCGTCCGCGTGACAATATGCTGTACGGCCTGACCTCGACCGCGCGCCTGATCACGATCGATCCGGCCACCGGCGTCGCCACCGTGAAAGCCACGCTGGCAGCTGACAGCACCGACACCACGCTGCCGTATACCGCGATTGCCGGCACCGCGTTTGCCGTCGACTTCAATCCGGTGGCCGACCGCCTGCGCGTGATCAGCAACAACGGCCAGAACCTGCGCATCAACGTCGACACCGGCGCGACCACCACCGATGGCGTCATCAACCGCGCCGGCGTGGCCCCAGTTGTGGCAGCTGGCGCCTACACCAACAGCATCCTGAACGCGACCACGACGCAGCTGTTCGACGTCGACAGCGCCAGCTCGGTGCTGGCCCTGCAGAACCCGCCGAATGACGGCACGCTGGTCAATGTCGGCCCGCTGGGCGTGACGATCGCCGGCGACGGCGGCATGGACATCGCCGGCGGCGCGAACGGCCTGGTGCTGGCAGCGCTGCGCACCACCGACGGTGGCCCGACGTCGCTGTACCGCGTCGACATCACCACCGGCGCCGGCGCGCTGATCGGCGGCGCCGCCAACCCGGCCGCATCGCGCATCGGCAGCGGCATGCCGGGCGTGAAGGACATCGCGATCTGGCTGCGTTGA
- a CDS encoding cation:proton antiporter: MNDHHAFPFLREILLFLILAGILIPTLQRLRINQVLGFLAVGALLGPFGLGALALHTPWLSFLTFPAGPGISMLAEIGVLFLMFMIGLELSAARLWSMRRWVFGAGTAQVAASATLIGAALYLYGLPGQTAVILGLVLSLSSTAVVMQLMNQQHSTGTRLGQAAFAVLMLQDLAVVPILILIGALAKGAGDGNGALLLAAITLAKAAGAIALIYLVGGRVVHPLFRAFARQRQPDVFMALVLLATFGIAALSAAAGLSMALGALIAGLLLAETEFKHEVELMVEPFKGLLMGLFFMTVGMTIDTGQILDAPLWLASFVLGLVLIKGVVVALLFRIGGLPWGRAVEGGLLLGQGGEFAFIVIGYAATSGVLDPALGARVMLAVGLSLFITPLLARLGRAIGDQLETRGDQLAAQHDHEALSVARGQVIIAGFGRVGQQLGKLLTAQKIPFVAFETDARLVAQLRADGWPVWFGNAARPELLRRVHADEAPAIVLTMDQPLAALQAVHGIRREFPHVALFARSRDEKHARDLRLAGASVVVPETLEASLQLSSFVLGAMGLEERTIDAIVDRERALSAAAQLAPQPTAGPL; the protein is encoded by the coding sequence GTGAACGACCACCACGCTTTTCCCTTTCTGCGTGAAATCCTGCTGTTCCTGATCCTGGCCGGCATCCTCATCCCCACCCTGCAGCGCCTGCGCATCAACCAGGTGCTCGGCTTTCTCGCCGTCGGCGCCCTGCTCGGCCCCTTCGGCCTGGGCGCGCTGGCCCTGCACACGCCGTGGCTGTCGTTCCTCACATTCCCCGCCGGCCCCGGCATCTCGATGCTCGCTGAAATCGGCGTGCTGTTCCTGATGTTCATGATTGGACTGGAACTGTCAGCCGCGCGCCTGTGGTCGATGCGGCGCTGGGTGTTCGGTGCCGGCACCGCGCAGGTCGCGGCCAGCGCCACGCTGATCGGCGCCGCGTTGTACCTGTATGGCTTGCCGGGCCAGACCGCGGTGATCCTCGGCCTCGTGCTCTCGCTCTCGTCCACCGCCGTCGTCATGCAGCTGATGAACCAGCAGCACAGCACCGGCACGCGCCTGGGCCAGGCCGCGTTTGCCGTATTGATGCTGCAGGATCTGGCCGTGGTGCCGATCCTGATCCTGATCGGCGCATTGGCCAAGGGCGCCGGCGACGGCAACGGCGCGCTGCTGCTGGCCGCGATCACGCTGGCCAAGGCCGCCGGCGCGATTGCCCTCATCTACCTCGTGGGCGGGCGCGTCGTGCATCCGCTGTTTCGCGCCTTTGCCCGCCAGCGCCAGCCCGACGTGTTCATGGCGCTGGTCCTGCTCGCGACCTTCGGCATCGCGGCGCTGTCGGCCGCCGCCGGCCTGTCGATGGCGCTGGGCGCCTTGATTGCCGGCCTGCTGCTGGCCGAGACCGAATTCAAGCACGAGGTCGAGCTGATGGTCGAGCCGTTCAAGGGGCTGCTCATGGGGCTGTTCTTCATGACGGTCGGGATGACCATCGACACCGGCCAGATCCTCGACGCACCGCTGTGGCTGGCAAGCTTCGTCCTTGGGCTGGTGCTGATCAAGGGCGTTGTCGTGGCCCTGCTGTTCCGGATTGGCGGCCTGCCGTGGGGCCGCGCCGTCGAAGGTGGCCTGCTGCTGGGCCAGGGCGGCGAGTTCGCCTTTATCGTCATCGGCTATGCGGCCACCAGCGGCGTGCTCGACCCGGCGCTGGGCGCGCGCGTGATGCTGGCGGTCGGCCTGTCGCTGTTCATCACACCGCTGCTGGCGCGCCTGGGCCGGGCCATCGGCGACCAGCTGGAAACGCGCGGGGACCAGCTGGCCGCGCAGCACGATCACGAAGCGTTGAGCGTTGCGCGCGGCCAGGTCATCATTGCCGGCTTCGGCCGCGTCGGCCAGCAACTGGGCAAGCTGCTCACTGCGCAAAAGATTCCATTCGTGGCATTCGAAACCGATGCGCGGCTGGTGGCGCAACTGCGCGCCGATGGCTGGCCGGTCTGGTTCGGCAACGCGGCGCGCCCCGAGCTGCTGCGCCGCGTGCATGCCGACGAGGCGCCCGCGATCGTGCTGACGATGGACCAGCCGCTCGCGGCGCTGCAGGCCGTGCACGGCATCCGGCGCGAATTCCCGCACGTGGCCTTGTTTGCCCGCTCGCGCGACGAGAAGCACGCGCGCGACCTGCGCCTGGCCGGCGCCTCGGTCGTGGTGCCGGAAACGCTGGAAGCGAGCCTGCAATTGTCCAGCTTCGTGCTCGGGGCAATGGGGCTCGAAGAACGCACGATCGACGCCATCGTCGACCGTGAACGCGCACTGTCCGCGGCTGCCCAGCTGGCGCCGCAGCCCACGGCCGGCCCGTTATAA
- a CDS encoding response regulator, which translates to MPGNSQPRSAHEERILIFAPRGRDADVMASVLQRDGLECKAFTDFAQLAAAIEEGAGAAILAEEALQNVDARALHAWLEAQAPWSDFPFIVLLAKTVGLQQGAARERLGDYGNVILLERPLNAQTLRSASISALRARRRQYQARDVLADRERTAQSLHDSRQELVALNETLESRIDERTRALAQANDRLMNEIIERERVQQAMAQYQKMEAVGRLTGGIAHDFNNLLNVIQGSMDLILLMSKDDVAKGRAEIARRACQRGGKLTSQLLAFARNQSLDLRETHIGLLFDGVRELVASSVGSAIRLRFAVDDDCAAVLADGNQMEMALLNLAINARDAMPAGGELVFAAGLSAPPAGLLAEGDYVRIAVTDSGEGMAPDLVAKVFEPFFTTKGVKGTGLGLSQVYGMAQQSGGAARILSEQGVGTTVEIWLRAATNIDEAEPAPLAQMPVASHPARILIVEDDDFVRASMVSSLEALGHQVTQAADGEAGLAALQRARPELLITDYLMPGMTGADLMVRTRAMFPGLPMIIATGYADMKAIEQVIGDDIVLRKPFQLAELAVSVGQALDRQRQRESAVLA; encoded by the coding sequence ATGCCGGGCAATAGCCAGCCGCGCAGCGCGCACGAAGAGCGCATCCTGATCTTCGCGCCGCGCGGGCGCGACGCCGACGTCATGGCGTCGGTGCTGCAGCGCGATGGCCTCGAGTGCAAGGCCTTCACCGACTTCGCCCAGCTCGCCGCGGCGATCGAAGAGGGCGCCGGCGCGGCCATCCTGGCCGAAGAAGCGCTGCAGAACGTCGATGCCAGGGCCTTGCATGCCTGGCTCGAGGCGCAGGCGCCGTGGTCCGACTTTCCGTTCATCGTGTTGCTGGCCAAGACCGTCGGCCTGCAGCAGGGCGCGGCGCGCGAGCGCCTGGGCGACTACGGCAATGTGATCCTGCTCGAACGCCCGCTCAATGCGCAGACGCTGCGCAGCGCCAGCATCTCGGCCCTGCGCGCGCGCCGCCGCCAGTACCAGGCACGCGACGTGCTGGCCGACCGCGAGCGCACGGCGCAGAGCCTGCACGACAGCCGGCAGGAACTCGTTGCCCTGAACGAAACGCTCGAATCGCGCATCGACGAGCGCACCCGAGCGCTGGCCCAGGCCAACGACCGCCTGATGAACGAAATCATCGAGCGCGAGCGCGTGCAGCAGGCGATGGCGCAGTACCAGAAGATGGAAGCGGTCGGGCGTCTGACCGGCGGCATCGCGCACGACTTCAACAACCTGCTCAATGTGATCCAGGGCAGCATGGATCTGATCCTGTTGATGTCGAAGGACGATGTGGCCAAGGGCCGCGCCGAGATCGCGCGCCGCGCCTGCCAGCGCGGCGGCAAGCTCACGAGCCAGTTGCTGGCGTTCGCGCGCAACCAGAGCCTCGACCTGCGCGAAACCCATATCGGCCTGCTGTTCGACGGCGTGCGCGAACTGGTGGCCAGCTCGGTGGGCTCGGCCATCCGGCTGCGCTTTGCCGTCGACGACGACTGCGCCGCGGTGCTGGCCGATGGCAACCAGATGGAGATGGCCTTGCTGAACCTGGCCATCAATGCGCGCGACGCGATGCCGGCCGGCGGCGAGCTGGTGTTTGCAGCGGGCCTGTCGGCGCCGCCGGCCGGCTTGCTGGCCGAGGGCGACTATGTGCGCATTGCGGTGACCGACAGCGGCGAAGGCATGGCGCCGGATCTGGTGGCCAAGGTGTTCGAGCCGTTCTTCACGACCAAGGGTGTCAAGGGCACGGGACTGGGCCTGAGCCAGGTGTACGGCATGGCGCAGCAATCGGGCGGCGCGGCGCGCATCCTCAGCGAACAGGGCGTGGGCACCACAGTGGAAATCTGGCTGCGCGCCGCCACCAATATCGACGAGGCCGAGCCGGCGCCATTGGCGCAGATGCCGGTCGCAAGCCACCCGGCGCGCATCCTGATCGTCGAGGACGACGACTTCGTGCGCGCCTCGATGGTGTCGTCGCTCGAAGCGCTGGGCCACCAGGTGACGCAGGCAGCCGACGGCGAAGCGGGCCTGGCGGCGCTGCAACGGGCGCGCCCGGAGCTGTTGATCACCGATTACCTGATGCCCGGCATGACGGGCGCCGACCTGATGGTGCGCACGCGCGCGATGTTCCCGGGCCTGCCGATGATCATCGCCACCGGCTACGCCGACATGAAGGCGATCGAGCAGGTGATCGGCGACGATATCGTGCTGCGCAAGCCGTTCCAGCTGGCCGAACTGGCCGTGAGCGTCGGCCAGGCCCTGGATCGCCAGCGCCAGCGCGAGAGCGCGGTCCTGGCGTAA
- a CDS encoding sugar nucleotide-binding protein produces the protein MNKSTNSQNHQDHPLELWGGLECTVNRVQDAYFSQLDRNGHTDRPCDIERFAGLGIRAIRYPILWERTAPDGLEHANWHWPDERLNALRAAGVTPIAGLVHHGSGPRHTSLVDPGFAQALADYAGAVAARYPWLEYYTPVNEICTTARFAGLYGVWYPHGRDDRTFIQALLNQCRATVLSMRAIRAVNPDAKLIQTDDLGKTYSTPELSDVAEFYNERRWLGWDLLCGMVVPDHPLWNYLLRNGADAAELLWFRDNPCPPDIIGCNYYVTSERWLDHRPERYPAHHRGMADDLPCADVEASRVLATPTPGIAPLLQEIWDRYGIPLAITEAHIDANREDQMRWLLEIWEAAQQSRANGVDVRAVTVWALLGSFDWNCLVTAEHGYYEPGPLDVRSPLPRRTALATMMNELASGEPLSHPVLRAQGWWRRPGRFVCQPVATPDSVTSTAADGQRVVDTSAPPILILGATGTLGRAFARICEKRNLAHRLLSRQDMDIADQESVERALARYKPWAVINTCGYVRVDDAENELERCMRENTVGAATLAAACAQHGIHLTTFSSDLVFDGSNERPYVESDPVAPLGVYGRSKAEAERVVLLNHPGALVVRTSAFFGPWDEHNFVTQALAALERGDPFVAAGDLTVSPTFVPDLVHACLDLAVDGEAGIWHLANQGELTWAGLARRAAELAGIDASSLESKAAEEFGFTAPRPRYCALASERGALLPTLDDALRRYIDLRNADRDERRELEAQAERRQDVAGGERQAELDEAIHSGT, from the coding sequence ATGAACAAGAGCACGAACAGCCAGAACCACCAGGACCACCCCCTCGAACTGTGGGGCGGCCTCGAATGCACCGTCAACCGCGTGCAGGACGCGTATTTCAGCCAGCTCGACCGCAACGGCCACACTGACCGGCCTTGCGACATCGAGCGTTTCGCCGGCCTCGGCATCCGCGCCATCCGCTATCCGATCCTGTGGGAACGCACGGCCCCGGATGGCCTCGAGCACGCCAACTGGCACTGGCCCGACGAACGCCTGAACGCCCTGCGCGCCGCCGGCGTCACGCCGATCGCCGGCTTGGTCCATCACGGCAGCGGTCCACGCCATACGAGCCTGGTCGACCCCGGCTTTGCGCAGGCCCTGGCCGACTACGCCGGCGCCGTCGCCGCGCGCTATCCCTGGCTCGAGTACTACACCCCCGTCAACGAGATCTGCACGACGGCGCGCTTTGCCGGCCTGTACGGCGTCTGGTATCCGCACGGGCGCGACGACCGCACCTTCATCCAGGCGCTGCTCAACCAGTGCCGCGCCACCGTGCTGTCGATGCGCGCGATCCGCGCGGTCAATCCGGATGCCAAGCTGATCCAGACCGACGATCTCGGCAAGACCTACAGCACGCCCGAACTGAGCGACGTCGCCGAGTTCTACAACGAGCGCCGCTGGCTCGGCTGGGACCTGCTGTGCGGGATGGTCGTGCCCGACCACCCGTTGTGGAACTACCTGCTGCGCAATGGCGCCGATGCCGCCGAACTCCTCTGGTTCCGTGACAACCCGTGCCCGCCCGACATCATCGGCTGCAATTACTACGTCACGAGCGAGCGCTGGCTCGACCATCGCCCGGAGCGCTATCCGGCGCACCACCGCGGCATGGCCGACGACCTCCCTTGCGCCGACGTTGAGGCGTCGCGCGTGCTGGCCACGCCCACGCCCGGCATCGCCCCGCTGCTGCAGGAAATCTGGGACCGCTACGGCATCCCGCTGGCCATCACCGAAGCGCACATCGACGCCAACCGCGAAGACCAGATGCGCTGGCTGCTTGAAATCTGGGAAGCAGCGCAGCAGTCGCGCGCCAACGGCGTCGACGTGCGCGCCGTCACCGTCTGGGCGCTGCTCGGGTCATTCGACTGGAACTGCCTCGTCACTGCCGAACATGGCTATTACGAGCCGGGCCCGCTCGACGTGCGCTCGCCGCTGCCCCGCCGCACTGCGCTGGCCACGATGATGAATGAACTGGCTTCCGGCGAGCCGCTGTCGCATCCGGTGCTGCGCGCGCAAGGCTGGTGGCGCCGCCCGGGCCGCTTCGTCTGCCAGCCGGTCGCGACGCCCGACTCGGTCACGTCCACCGCCGCCGACGGGCAGCGCGTGGTCGACACGAGCGCCCCGCCGATCCTGATCCTGGGCGCTACCGGCACGCTGGGCCGCGCATTTGCCCGTATCTGCGAAAAACGCAACCTGGCGCACCGCCTGCTGTCGCGCCAGGACATGGATATCGCCGATCAGGAATCGGTCGAGCGTGCACTGGCCCGCTACAAGCCGTGGGCCGTGATCAATACCTGCGGCTACGTGCGCGTGGACGACGCAGAGAACGAACTCGAACGCTGCATGCGCGAAAACACCGTGGGCGCGGCAACGCTGGCCGCCGCCTGCGCGCAGCATGGCATCCACCTGACCACGTTCTCGAGCGACCTCGTGTTCGATGGCAGCAACGAGCGGCCCTATGTCGAATCCGATCCGGTGGCGCCGCTGGGCGTGTACGGCCGCAGCAAGGCCGAGGCCGAGCGCGTCGTCCTGCTGAATCATCCGGGCGCGCTGGTCGTACGCACCAGCGCCTTCTTCGGGCCGTGGGACGAGCACAACTTCGTCACCCAGGCCCTCGCTGCGCTGGAGCGGGGCGACCCGTTCGTCGCAGCCGGTGACCTGACCGTGTCGCCGACCTTCGTGCCCGACCTGGTGCATGCGTGCCTCGACCTCGCGGTCGATGGCGAAGCGGGCATCTGGCACCTGGCCAACCAGGGCGAGCTGACCTGGGCCGGGCTGGCGCGCCGCGCGGCCGAACTGGCCGGCATCGATGCCAGCAGTCTGGAATCAAAAGCGGCCGAGGAATTCGGCTTCACGGCGCCGCGGCCACGCTACTGCGCGCTCGCCAGCGAACGGGGCGCGCTGCTGCCGACACTCGACGATGCGCTGCGCCGCTACATCGACCTGCGCAATGCCGATCGTGACGAAAGGCGCGAGCTCGAGGCGCAGGCCGAACGACGCCAGGACGTCGCAGGCGGCGAGCGCCAGGCCGAACTGGATGAGGCCATCCACTCGGGGACCTGA